A region from the Microvirgula aerodenitrificans DSM 15089 genome encodes:
- a CDS encoding FKBP-type peptidyl-prolyl cis-trans isomerase, producing MITELHIEDILTGEGKAVVKGALITAEYDGFLEDGTLFDSSRARGKPFQCVIGSGRVIRGWDLGLIGMKVGGRRRLHVPAHLAYGERQIGAHIKPNSDLIFDIELLEVLTRDD from the coding sequence ATGATCACCGAACTGCATATTGAAGACATCCTGACCGGCGAGGGCAAGGCCGTCGTCAAGGGTGCCCTGATTACTGCCGAGTACGACGGCTTTCTGGAAGACGGGACCCTATTCGACTCGTCGCGGGCGCGCGGCAAGCCGTTCCAGTGCGTGATCGGCAGTGGGCGGGTGATCAGGGGCTGGGACCTGGGACTGATCGGGATGAAGGTCGGCGGCCGGCGCCGGCTGCATGTGCCCGCCCATCTCGCTTATGGCGAGCGGCAGATCGGCGCCCATATCAAGCCGAACTCGGACCTGATCTTCGATATCGAGCTGCTGGAAGTGCTGACGCGGGACGACTGA
- a CDS encoding alpha/beta hydrolase, with product MPLDTRMAAFLADRPAASALPPLAEIRKASDLELASLQGPPEAVTDITTLVTTTADGYPLRVRIYRPATLDEPSAPAPAIVFAHGGGWFQCSLALYDNPCRALANATRCVVLSVDYRLAPEHPFPQPLEDVYHALVWAAGHADTLGIDPHRLAVGGDSAGGNLAAAAALLARDRGGPAIAHQLLLYPALDHAMNTDSYTRHASGYYLTRDIMQFCWSVYLESAADGASPYASPLQTPDLAGLPAASILVCEYDPLRDEGIDYARRLREAGVEARAEQLDGMIHACIHMSGLTPAARRLFERAGSLVVQALA from the coding sequence ATGCCGCTCGACACCCGAATGGCCGCATTCCTCGCCGATCGGCCGGCTGCATCCGCGCTGCCGCCACTGGCGGAAATCCGCAAGGCGTCCGACCTTGAGCTGGCCAGCCTGCAAGGACCGCCGGAAGCGGTCACCGACATCACGACCCTGGTGACGACCACGGCGGACGGGTATCCGCTGCGGGTGCGCATCTACCGCCCGGCCACGCTGGACGAGCCGTCCGCACCGGCACCGGCCATCGTGTTTGCGCACGGCGGCGGCTGGTTCCAGTGCTCGCTGGCGCTGTATGACAATCCGTGCCGGGCACTGGCCAATGCGACCCGCTGCGTCGTGCTGTCCGTCGACTACCGGCTGGCCCCGGAGCACCCGTTTCCGCAGCCGCTCGAAGACGTCTATCACGCCCTGGTCTGGGCGGCAGGTCATGCCGACACGCTGGGCATCGACCCGCACCGGCTGGCGGTGGGCGGAGACAGTGCCGGCGGCAACCTCGCTGCCGCCGCCGCCCTGCTCGCGCGCGATCGCGGCGGCCCGGCAATCGCCCACCAGTTACTGCTGTATCCGGCGCTGGATCACGCCATGAACACCGACTCGTACACACGCCATGCCAGCGGTTACTACCTGACCCGCGACATCATGCAATTCTGCTGGTCCGTCTATCTGGAATCCGCAGCGGATGGCGCTTCGCCCTATGCATCCCCGCTGCAGACGCCCGATCTCGCGGGACTGCCGGCGGCAAGCATTCTGGTCTGCGAATACGACCCGCTGCGCGACGAGGGCATCGACTATGCGCGGCGTCTGCGCGAGGCGGGCGTCGAGGCCCGTGCCGAACAACTGGACGGCATGATCCACGCCTGCATCCACATGTCGGGCCTGACACCGGCGGCCAGGCGACTGTTCGAGCGCGCGGGCAGCCTGGTCGTGCAGGCGCTGGCATAG
- a CDS encoding GFA family protein produces the protein MKGSCLCGAIEYEIDRIDMPIGHCHCRTCRKAHAAAFATTAGVMRSHFRWLKGEDLLSGFESSPGKWRYFCSQCGSHLVAERPHQAHVIVRVATLDDDPGLRPQQHIWTADSPPWLAGDDLPRWPAWPAERA, from the coding sequence ATGAAGGGCAGCTGTCTGTGCGGGGCTATTGAATACGAGATCGACCGCATCGACATGCCGATCGGGCATTGTCATTGCCGGACCTGCCGCAAGGCCCACGCAGCGGCCTTTGCGACCACGGCGGGGGTCATGCGTTCGCATTTTCGCTGGCTGAAAGGCGAAGACCTGCTGTCGGGCTTCGAGTCCTCTCCGGGCAAGTGGCGGTATTTCTGTTCGCAGTGTGGTTCGCACCTGGTAGCGGAACGTCCGCACCAGGCGCATGTCATTGTCCGTGTGGCGACGCTCGACGACGATCCCGGCCTGCGGCCGCAGCAGCATATCTGGACCGCCGATTCGCCGCCGTGGCTGGCCGGTGACGATCTGCCCCGCTGGCCGGCATGGCCGGCGGAGCGGGCATAG
- a CDS encoding glycoside hydrolase family 18 protein translates to MADSSASGLQFLFEKSKGVDNIHIYNQSKDPLKISRVEVETNVFVGDGHDGERNLTNETRDRFYLAAGVEPSNEQKIAFFGEQVQVHGLNKALNMFFTPWGSLYYGPQELTVSRKENAERYVFTLSYAKPVTIGPYERLTLSYSNSFHGLPIRSPIRGVQYLPRVSVKLDQGPQYRDTRQQVDALARPGTSPTGAKVLELAAMILNAETGQRVLDTRMANKARSADLTRRLVGYYANYFMYKRNYFVTDIPVDLVNCISYGMMGLELDGSLSSSDEWADNWQVAALQYMKQLNPALRVSLIVGGWPKSPMLHFRTVAGPADFPATAQNADDFWIYHVSGKQQWRIFYGTGTPLSIDGAPAPYGSSSSDPGGVFDPDAPRRALFALLSGPGASYDNCDVSADGETLLAILEQLATAFHASEAVAPFSALLRLISRDPVRRQRFAQSAASAIRTLGFDGLEIDWEYPDAGDGDGYVQLLQATRQAIGEAELAIAAPAAPSRVDALGTEQWRAIGQLVDHVNVMSYDYYGSWSDYSWFNAPMKIPADKQAARDLDPTFCVTATLDKFLQLVAQNCLTRRQLALGLAAYGRVVAVDGADDHNRGLICAINKKPVLAAGDASLDEPPLYRDIVAAKAAGGYLPAKEDHSPSAGWPGLVFVDALEGEARAPYAYRSSSQGRTGLSLTYDDPRSLREKVRYALAEQLGGVMVWDLSGDVAADQPASLLAAVADELRQSHPASQFHFTRQTPTGPWIDAAKLGEALPPWPLKSQVQDYGAAPRRHLQVLGGPAIAVMAALPVGALALSGPGAPISMLQPLGPGDFSTARSVGYQGDVAALLPLRDGRVLVRYADGRLQSLCFEDEVCRVDQELGRQVSAMVEAGPGCVFAVQGQTLLQWRSVDDGPFVSQAPVALPAAGVALGVLAGGQPLVVTGQGAVLVLDGQGEHASLKTLAGSVRVPTGLLLLNDGRLLAFGAGSQLALWDVQRDAQQQLAGLQVRALRIDEARPWITAAALPNGAFATLAADRLLLWSPSGASGMEQGFEVQQQIVLDQASGMTVTSDGALVLAQGSNLLRLDFPCWPRVTLQQSTPWSGMDADGRTCVHWMARTGHADNLRSALAAGTPPGLQTAPGRPTLLAEALNAALPDHVGALLAAGAPVWQPSYAGQHGDPLDELLMARLLPASLRKAIPGSMVTPVLKPDVRTAQLPDPMRAFLRANPTLTVRMANSLMMLEPALASLLQDLLSVFTFDSDAMATLQASEPGRAVLPALQTLAGKTFADQAALQSAVQAALGDIPLDDAGRNTLVSAVRRVDPGLQGQANYDLSVYQLGCDTLVQFLDLTLQQALPALQKQLLLDRFAELALPQEGNLLAVKPGLGLADLPQITRDFLTLYPAAGRVMAQLLARWSFELERLVSDFVQQLPDSHNDASEARVSADAWGRAHQAVRSLLVATVRPGLSHQQAADFLNRNSVQPWAAAVDPFGQPQGWANWAFDPPIGTVPAAAQQDGGTTGGASSSAASSARGSGGSLQPSTPPDPAQEARDTIDYIKRANQSIDQMREKNRRATEKFDYKRERNREAVERLNPLTGQITETQSKLDQVKKAVQDTQHRLDTDLHYDPNNSVSVRLAFDKVYDGSSMGTGDDLTEPQKLAYLNRKRAEAQGTVEAGNATIDTQRKALKGLIDKRTTEVDDDPSVRIWNERRAALRQWNDRIDTMRSVVAGMQGLSSFTRKIVGHFMSDGDSKDAFNQAMDWVDKGLATVAAVVEVAQAVNTAMQMMKTSTMGGVFGLIGAAASLFGLVSNIFFPQPDPYLEAAKAISKQITQVYEVMNKRFDQIMDQMQSLNWQMSALSVQMDERFDAVQRQIDDVAAQMTRSLEQLSSAIASGFRTTRVELRAATQQTLASIVWSHDDLAQRIDLANQGLRANLASLQAMMSVEMLNDLRLVDIVVSNAENEQINPRSGLVPLQKDPVRLQDLRDRLDNGIRHKLLAGGEDRPLADLCFSGFGPGSVMAAVTDAATNRFSECYAYYYSKKKADSYDRSSKVWGSTALALPLARRYLLLQSWYGTSLDSPLSLLRSVQELVEAPAAKSRQFLCDLRDSAFFGVLIDQQLDAALALQQASLNVVVREYGQTFNFPTSQLTNPAFMIPAMFDRYPDLNLLHLASETVETDLAARLEQDLADFHAFFSAPAGSWRQSKIECTLTLGHALGVGKLLIHGDEQQRTLYLDVDGTVTPVASLSLQDGRLIGAALLQSGNDNFVALAHSAWEIQQRWIGYYNRRIPIDCQQEMLALDQSLSRLALFLGLAGVDPDEMARLLGMLWDSEQVNAYLVAQAMQERGAQVELSPPFGMLASYSTRVAADAQKLVGQLVDAAAARPRPASDELPSLRDRLLLDLDQLMTQSASVRVQLAGVDLSAGWNPDVADDGITILSATELAGQGRTFPLARDIGLPPRGVLTLTGSGAFALTLTDDQGQQLQLPVDLDRENPTRIEAVAPQLDGSLSSLTFQAATPPLDVVLEGVWLKG, encoded by the coding sequence ATGGCTGACAGCAGTGCAAGCGGATTGCAGTTCCTGTTCGAGAAGAGCAAGGGCGTCGACAACATCCACATTTACAACCAGAGCAAGGACCCCCTCAAGATCAGTCGGGTCGAGGTGGAGACCAATGTCTTTGTGGGCGACGGTCATGACGGGGAGCGGAATCTCACGAACGAGACACGCGACCGGTTTTATCTGGCCGCAGGTGTCGAGCCCAGCAACGAGCAGAAAATCGCCTTCTTCGGCGAACAGGTGCAGGTACACGGGCTGAACAAGGCGCTCAACATGTTCTTCACGCCGTGGGGCTCGCTGTACTACGGGCCGCAGGAGTTGACGGTGTCTCGAAAGGAGAACGCCGAGCGCTACGTGTTCACGCTGTCCTATGCCAAACCGGTCACCATCGGGCCGTACGAACGGCTGACCCTGTCCTATTCCAACTCCTTCCACGGCCTGCCGATCCGTTCGCCGATCCGCGGCGTGCAATACCTGCCCCGGGTGTCGGTGAAACTGGATCAGGGGCCGCAGTACCGGGACACCCGGCAGCAAGTGGACGCGCTGGCCCGGCCCGGCACCAGCCCGACGGGGGCCAAGGTGCTGGAGCTGGCAGCGATGATCCTGAATGCCGAAACCGGACAGCGGGTACTCGACACGCGCATGGCCAACAAGGCCAGATCCGCGGATCTGACCCGCCGGCTGGTCGGTTATTACGCCAACTACTTCATGTACAAGCGCAATTACTTTGTCACCGATATCCCGGTTGACCTGGTGAACTGCATTTCCTACGGCATGATGGGGCTGGAACTCGACGGCAGTCTGAGCAGCAGCGACGAATGGGCCGACAACTGGCAAGTGGCGGCGCTGCAATACATGAAGCAGTTGAATCCTGCCCTGAGAGTCTCGCTGATCGTCGGCGGCTGGCCGAAAAGCCCGATGCTGCATTTCCGCACCGTGGCCGGGCCGGCGGATTTTCCCGCCACGGCGCAGAACGCCGATGACTTCTGGATCTATCACGTCAGCGGCAAGCAGCAATGGCGCATCTTTTATGGCACCGGCACGCCGTTGTCGATCGATGGCGCTCCCGCACCCTATGGCTCCAGCAGCAGTGACCCCGGCGGGGTATTCGATCCCGACGCGCCGCGGCGGGCGCTGTTCGCGCTGCTGTCCGGGCCTGGCGCCTCTTACGACAATTGCGATGTCAGCGCCGACGGGGAGACCCTGCTGGCCATCCTCGAACAACTGGCCACGGCCTTCCATGCCAGTGAGGCGGTGGCGCCATTCTCGGCCTTGCTGCGACTGATCTCCCGCGATCCCGTCCGCCGCCAGCGCTTTGCGCAATCGGCTGCCAGCGCGATCCGGACCCTGGGCTTCGACGGACTGGAAATCGACTGGGAATACCCGGACGCCGGTGATGGCGACGGTTATGTGCAGCTGCTGCAGGCAACCCGGCAGGCGATAGGCGAGGCCGAACTGGCGATAGCGGCCCCGGCCGCCCCCTCCCGGGTCGATGCGCTGGGCACCGAACAGTGGCGTGCCATCGGCCAGCTGGTCGACCACGTCAATGTGATGAGTTACGACTATTACGGCAGCTGGTCCGACTATTCCTGGTTCAACGCCCCGATGAAGATCCCGGCCGACAAGCAGGCGGCGCGGGATCTGGACCCGACTTTCTGCGTGACCGCCACACTGGACAAGTTCCTGCAACTGGTGGCGCAGAACTGCCTGACCCGCCGCCAGCTGGCGCTGGGGCTGGCCGCCTATGGTCGCGTGGTCGCGGTGGACGGTGCCGACGACCACAACCGGGGGCTGATTTGCGCCATCAACAAGAAGCCGGTGCTGGCGGCAGGGGACGCCTCGCTGGACGAGCCGCCGCTGTACCGGGATATCGTGGCGGCCAAAGCGGCAGGCGGCTATCTGCCGGCAAAGGAGGATCATTCACCCTCGGCCGGCTGGCCGGGGCTGGTCTTTGTCGATGCGCTGGAGGGCGAGGCCCGCGCGCCCTATGCCTATCGCAGCAGCAGCCAGGGACGAACCGGGCTGTCGCTGACCTATGACGACCCGCGTTCGCTGCGCGAGAAAGTGCGTTATGCCCTGGCCGAACAACTGGGCGGAGTGATGGTATGGGACCTGTCCGGCGACGTGGCCGCCGACCAGCCGGCGTCCCTGCTGGCCGCCGTGGCGGATGAACTGCGGCAAAGCCATCCGGCCAGCCAGTTCCACTTCACCCGGCAGACGCCGACGGGACCGTGGATCGACGCAGCGAAGCTGGGTGAAGCGCTGCCGCCCTGGCCGCTCAAAAGCCAGGTGCAGGACTATGGTGCTGCGCCACGCCGCCACCTGCAGGTTCTCGGTGGCCCGGCCATTGCCGTGATGGCGGCGCTGCCGGTCGGCGCGCTGGCACTGAGTGGCCCGGGCGCGCCGATCAGCATGCTGCAACCGCTGGGCCCGGGCGATTTTTCCACCGCTCGCAGCGTCGGCTACCAGGGCGACGTGGCGGCGCTGCTGCCGCTGCGCGACGGGCGTGTGCTGGTGCGCTATGCCGATGGCCGCCTGCAGAGTCTGTGCTTTGAAGACGAGGTCTGCCGTGTCGATCAGGAACTGGGCCGGCAGGTCTCCGCAATGGTCGAGGCCGGGCCGGGCTGCGTGTTTGCCGTGCAGGGACAGACCCTGCTGCAGTGGCGCAGTGTCGACGATGGTCCCTTTGTGTCGCAGGCACCGGTGGCCCTGCCTGCCGCCGGGGTCGCGCTGGGCGTGCTGGCAGGAGGGCAGCCGCTAGTGGTTACCGGTCAGGGCGCGGTGCTGGTGCTGGACGGGCAGGGCGAGCACGCCAGCCTGAAGACACTGGCCGGCAGTGTCCGTGTGCCGACGGGACTGCTGCTGCTGAATGACGGGCGCCTGCTGGCCTTCGGCGCCGGCAGCCAGCTTGCGCTGTGGGACGTCCAGCGTGATGCACAGCAGCAGCTTGCCGGTTTGCAGGTCAGGGCGCTGCGTATCGACGAGGCCCGGCCCTGGATCACCGCGGCCGCGCTGCCCAACGGGGCGTTTGCCACGCTGGCGGCGGACCGGTTGCTGCTGTGGAGCCCCAGCGGGGCCAGCGGCATGGAACAGGGTTTTGAGGTCCAGCAGCAGATCGTGCTGGATCAGGCCAGCGGCATGACCGTGACCAGCGACGGTGCGCTCGTGCTGGCACAGGGCAGCAATCTGCTGCGGCTGGATTTCCCGTGCTGGCCCCGGGTCACGCTGCAGCAGAGCACGCCGTGGTCGGGCATGGATGCCGACGGCCGGACCTGCGTGCACTGGATGGCACGTACCGGCCATGCCGACAATCTGCGCAGCGCGCTGGCGGCCGGCACGCCGCCGGGCCTGCAGACCGCCCCCGGCCGGCCGACGCTGCTGGCCGAGGCGCTGAATGCGGCACTGCCCGACCATGTCGGTGCATTGCTGGCAGCGGGGGCGCCGGTGTGGCAGCCGTCGTATGCCGGGCAGCATGGCGATCCGCTGGACGAGCTGCTGATGGCCAGATTGCTGCCGGCCAGCCTGCGCAAGGCCATCCCAGGCAGCATGGTCACGCCGGTGCTGAAACCGGATGTCCGGACCGCACAACTGCCCGATCCGATGCGGGCTTTCCTGCGCGCCAATCCGACCCTGACGGTACGGATGGCGAACAGCCTGATGATGCTGGAACCGGCGCTGGCCAGCCTGCTGCAGGACTTGCTGTCGGTGTTCACCTTCGACAGCGACGCGATGGCGACGCTGCAAGCGAGCGAGCCGGGACGTGCAGTGCTTCCGGCACTGCAGACCCTGGCCGGCAAAACCTTCGCCGACCAGGCGGCACTGCAGTCGGCGGTACAGGCCGCGCTGGGCGACATCCCTCTCGATGACGCCGGCCGCAACACCCTGGTCAGTGCGGTGCGCCGTGTCGACCCCGGCCTGCAGGGGCAGGCGAATTACGATCTGTCGGTGTATCAGCTTGGCTGCGACACCCTGGTGCAATTCCTCGACCTGACCCTGCAGCAAGCGCTGCCTGCGCTGCAGAAGCAACTGCTGCTCGACCGCTTCGCCGAGCTGGCGCTGCCGCAGGAGGGCAATCTGCTGGCAGTCAAACCCGGGCTGGGGCTGGCCGACCTGCCGCAGATTACGCGCGATTTCCTCACGCTGTACCCTGCCGCCGGACGGGTCATGGCGCAATTGCTGGCCAGGTGGTCGTTCGAGCTGGAACGGCTGGTCAGCGACTTTGTGCAGCAACTGCCGGACAGCCACAACGACGCCAGCGAGGCGAGAGTCAGTGCCGATGCCTGGGGGCGCGCGCATCAGGCCGTACGCAGCCTGCTGGTGGCGACGGTGCGGCCCGGGCTCTCCCACCAGCAGGCCGCCGATTTTCTGAACCGGAACAGCGTGCAGCCCTGGGCGGCGGCTGTCGATCCGTTCGGTCAGCCGCAGGGCTGGGCCAACTGGGCGTTCGATCCGCCCATCGGCACCGTGCCGGCGGCAGCGCAGCAGGATGGCGGAACGACGGGTGGCGCATCGTCGTCGGCCGCTTCGTCTGCACGGGGGAGCGGCGGCAGCCTGCAGCCGTCGACCCCGCCGGACCCGGCACAGGAGGCGCGCGACACGATCGATTACATCAAGCGCGCCAATCAGTCGATCGACCAGATGCGGGAGAAGAACCGCCGGGCGACCGAAAAATTCGATTACAAGCGCGAGCGCAACCGCGAGGCGGTCGAGCGCCTGAACCCGCTGACCGGGCAGATCACCGAGACCCAGAGCAAGCTCGATCAGGTGAAAAAGGCGGTGCAGGATACCCAGCACCGCCTCGATACCGATCTGCACTACGATCCCAACAATTCGGTATCGGTTCGCCTGGCGTTCGACAAGGTCTACGACGGCAGCAGCATGGGGACAGGCGATGACCTGACCGAGCCGCAGAAGCTCGCTTACCTGAACCGGAAGCGCGCCGAGGCGCAGGGCACGGTCGAGGCCGGCAATGCCACCATCGACACCCAGCGCAAGGCACTGAAGGGCCTGATCGACAAGCGCACGACCGAGGTGGACGACGATCCGTCGGTCCGGATATGGAATGAGCGTCGCGCCGCCCTGCGGCAGTGGAACGACCGCATCGACACCATGCGCAGCGTGGTGGCCGGCATGCAGGGCTTGTCGTCATTCACGCGCAAGATCGTCGGTCACTTCATGAGCGACGGCGACAGCAAGGATGCCTTCAACCAGGCGATGGACTGGGTCGACAAGGGGCTCGCCACCGTTGCTGCCGTGGTGGAGGTGGCCCAGGCCGTCAACACCGCCATGCAGATGATGAAAACCAGCACCATGGGCGGGGTGTTCGGCCTGATCGGCGCGGCTGCCAGCCTGTTCGGTCTGGTGTCGAACATCTTCTTCCCGCAGCCCGACCCGTATCTGGAAGCGGCCAAGGCGATCTCGAAGCAGATCACCCAGGTATACGAGGTGATGAACAAGCGCTTCGACCAGATCATGGACCAGATGCAGAGCCTGAACTGGCAGATGTCGGCACTGAGCGTCCAGATGGACGAGCGCTTCGACGCGGTGCAGCGCCAGATCGACGATGTCGCCGCGCAAATGACCCGGAGCCTGGAGCAGCTGAGCAGCGCCATTGCCAGCGGCTTCCGTACCACGCGGGTCGAACTGCGCGCCGCGACCCAGCAGACGCTGGCCAGCATCGTCTGGAGCCATGACGATCTGGCGCAGCGCATTGACCTGGCCAATCAGGGGTTGCGCGCCAACCTGGCCAGCCTGCAGGCGATGATGTCGGTGGAAATGCTGAACGATCTGCGCCTGGTGGACATCGTCGTCAGCAATGCCGAAAACGAGCAGATCAACCCCCGCAGCGGGCTGGTCCCGTTGCAGAAAGATCCGGTCCGGCTGCAGGACTTGCGGGACCGGCTGGACAACGGCATCCGCCACAAGCTGCTGGCCGGTGGCGAAGACCGGCCGCTGGCGGATCTGTGCTTCAGCGGCTTCGGTCCGGGCTCGGTCATGGCGGCGGTGACCGACGCCGCCACCAACCGCTTCTCCGAGTGCTATGCGTACTACTACTCGAAGAAAAAGGCGGACTCCTATGACCGTTCGAGCAAGGTCTGGGGCTCGACCGCGCTGGCCCTGCCACTGGCCCGGCGCTATCTGCTGCTGCAATCATGGTATGGGACCAGTCTTGACAGCCCGCTGAGCCTGCTGCGCAGCGTGCAGGAGCTGGTCGAGGCACCCGCTGCCAAATCGCGGCAGTTCCTGTGCGATCTGCGCGATAGCGCATTCTTTGGTGTGCTGATCGACCAGCAACTGGATGCTGCGCTGGCATTGCAGCAGGCCAGCCTGAACGTAGTGGTGCGCGAGTACGGCCAGACGTTCAACTTCCCGACCTCGCAGCTCACCAATCCGGCCTTCATGATACCGGCCATGTTCGACCGCTATCCGGACCTGAACCTGCTGCACCTTGCCAGTGAAACGGTGGAGACCGATCTGGCCGCACGGCTGGAGCAGGATCTGGCCGATTTCCACGCCTTCTTCAGCGCGCCGGCCGGCAGCTGGCGGCAAAGCAAGATCGAATGCACGCTGACACTGGGGCATGCACTGGGTGTCGGCAAGCTGCTGATTCACGGTGACGAACAGCAGCGCACGCTGTACCTGGACGTCGATGGCACGGTCACCCCTGTCGCCAGCCTGAGCCTGCAGGACGGGCGGCTGATTGGCGCCGCCCTGCTGCAAAGCGGGAACGACAACTTCGTCGCCCTCGCGCATTCGGCCTGGGAGATCCAGCAGCGCTGGATCGGCTACTACAACCGGCGCATCCCGATCGACTGCCAGCAGGAAATGCTGGCGCTGGACCAGAGCCTGTCGCGGCTGGCCCTGTTCCTGGGACTGGCCGGGGTCGATCCCGACGAAATGGCACGCCTGCTGGGCATGCTGTGGGACAGCGAGCAGGTCAATGCTTATCTGGTCGCGCAGGCGATGCAGGAGAGGGGCGCCCAGGTCGAGCTGTCGCCGCCGTTCGGCATGCTGGCCTCCTATTCCACCCGCGTCGCCGCCGATGCCCAGAAGCTGGTCGGCCAGCTGGTGGACGCCGCTGCCGCACGGCCGCGGCCGGCCAGTGACGAACTGCCGTCGCTGCGGGACCGCCTGCTGCTCGACCTGGATCAGTTGATGACCCAGTCGGCCAGCGTGCGCGTCCAGCTGGCCGGGGTCGATCTGAGTGCAGGATGGAACCCGGACGTGGCCGACGACGGCATCACGATCCTGAGCGCCACGGAACTGGCAGGACAGGGGCGGACATTCCCGCTGGCCAGGGATATCGGCCTGCCGCCGCGGGGCGTGCTGACGCTGACCGGCAGCGGGGCGTTTGCGCTGACCCTGACGGACGACCAGGGACAGCAGTTGCAGCTGCCTGTGGATCTGGATCGGGAAAATCCGACCCGGATCGAGGCCGTCGCGCCGCAACTGGATGGCAGCCTGAGCAGCCTGACCTTCCAGGCGGCGACCCCGCCGCTCGATGTGGTGCTGGAAGGCGTGTGGCTGAAGGGATAA
- a CDS encoding OsmC family protein, with amino-acid sequence MAEYGAEVLWQRDEQDFLGNRYSRRHVLRFDGGAEVAGSSSPHVVPLPMSDASAVDPEEAFVASLSSCHMLWFLSIAARRRFCVDRYFDAAVGVMGQNADGRVAMTVVTLRPEVHFSGERLPTREQIEQMHHQAHDACYIANSVRSEVRCEPVFDRSDA; translated from the coding sequence ATGGCTGAATACGGTGCAGAAGTACTCTGGCAACGCGACGAGCAGGATTTTCTGGGCAACCGTTACAGCCGCCGGCATGTGCTGCGTTTTGATGGTGGTGCGGAAGTCGCCGGCTCCTCGTCGCCGCATGTCGTGCCGCTGCCGATGTCCGATGCCTCGGCGGTCGACCCGGAGGAAGCCTTTGTCGCGTCCCTGTCCAGCTGTCACATGCTGTGGTTCCTGTCCATTGCTGCCAGGCGACGTTTCTGCGTCGACCGCTACTTCGATGCGGCGGTTGGCGTCATGGGCCAGAACGCGGATGGCCGGGTGGCAATGACGGTGGTCACGCTGCGGCCGGAGGTACACTTTTCCGGTGAGCGGCTGCCGACGCGAGAGCAGATCGAACAGATGCACCATCAGGCACATGATGCGTGCTATATCGCCAACTCGGTCCGCAGCGAGGTGCGTTGCGAGCCGGTGTTCGACCGGAGTGATGCATGA
- a CDS encoding helix-turn-helix transcriptional regulator, translating to MHYTYCNTLDFVLFDKKPAVTETAAHFHPYGQLVLPFGDDVVVRIGEGDAHPLPAGSVLFLSPFVRHHVWLERPGGHWDSLSVNLARLGDDFFSMPYTRPIRQFYQDGFYGVLFEGEAARHCRAEFATLDNVFHMAHLLTALRIMSGLALAPARRRLSVDIAQPPDRREIELCQTIAEHIRNGLGGELDIDSTAAMVHMSPSNFCRFFKRYFGQPFYAYVLGKRFEAACYLLDSSPRSIQDIADRLGFHSASHFAMTFKRRQGLTPGQYRRKQGVARAC from the coding sequence ATGCATTACACGTACTGCAATACCCTGGATTTTGTGCTGTTCGACAAGAAACCGGCGGTGACGGAAACCGCCGCACACTTTCATCCGTATGGCCAGCTGGTGCTGCCGTTTGGTGACGACGTTGTGGTGCGTATCGGTGAAGGCGACGCCCACCCGCTGCCGGCCGGCAGCGTGCTGTTCCTGTCGCCGTTCGTCCGTCACCATGTCTGGCTGGAACGCCCGGGGGGGCACTGGGACTCGCTGTCGGTCAACCTGGCCCGGCTGGGCGACGATTTCTTTTCCATGCCGTATACCCGGCCGATCCGGCAGTTCTATCAGGACGGTTTCTATGGCGTGCTGTTCGAGGGCGAAGCAGCGCGCCATTGCCGGGCCGAATTCGCCACGCTGGACAATGTGTTCCATATGGCACACCTGCTGACGGCGCTGCGGATCATGAGCGGGCTGGCGCTGGCGCCGGCGCGGCGGCGCCTGTCGGTCGACATTGCCCAGCCACCGGACCGGCGCGAGATCGAGCTGTGCCAGACCATTGCCGAACATATCCGCAACGGGCTCGGCGGCGAGCTCGACATCGACAGCACGGCGGCCATGGTCCACATGTCACCGTCCAATTTCTGCCGCTTCTTCAAGCGCTATTTCGGCCAGCCGTTCTACGCCTACGTGCTGGGCAAGCGCTTCGAGGCCGCCTGCTATCTGCTCGACTCGTCACCGCGCTCGATCCAGGACATTGCCGACCGGCTCGGCTTCCATTCTGCATCGCATTTTGCCATGACCTTCAAGCGCCGCCAGGGGCTGACGCCGGGGCAATACCGGCGCAAACAGGGTGTGGCGCGGGCCTGCTGA